The DNA segment TGCCGCTCGTCTCGGTCGAGAAGAACGCCGCCGATCTGCGTGTACGGGCCGGAAGGGACGGAGAGGAGAAGACCTTCGGTGCCGATATGGCCGTCCACGGCGCAGGCAGGGTCTCTGCGGTCGGGGAACTCGATCCTGCCGCGGGGAACGTCGAGACCGACCGCCGCGGGATCGTGGTCGACGAACACCTCCGGAGCGTCTCGAATCCCGCGGTCTACGTTGCCGGGGACGCGAACCCGGGGAGCCCGCAGCTGACCCCGGTGGCGGTGATGGACGCCCACATCGTCGTCGACAACATCCTGGGCGGCAACGCCCGCGTTGCGGACTACTCCGTCGTCCCGAGCGCCGTCTTCACGAACCCACCCATCGCCTCCGTCGGGCTCACGGAAGAAGCGGCGAAGGAGAAGGGAATCCCCTACGTCGCCAACGCCGGCGACCTCTCCGGGCGCTTCACGAACCGGAGCATCGGCCAGAAGCACGCAGGCTACAAACTCCTGATCGACGAGGATTCCCGCCGGATCCTCGGCGCCCACCTCATCGGGCCCCACGTCGAGGAGGTGATCAACATCTTCGCCCTCGCGATCAAACACGGTCTGACGGTGGACGACCTCACGCTGGACGCGATCCCGTGGGCCTACCCGAGCAGCACCTACGACATCATCCACATGGTGTATCCGCTGGTGAGGAAGTGAGTGATGGGGGCAAAGGGGGGGTATGGCTCTTGCATACCGAGGGTCGCACCCCATTCTTTGCGGCCGATGGTGATCGAATTCATATCGATCACGTATGCCCATCCACGGCTTTCCACCGGCTACGCACCTGGCGGTGCTTGTGCTCCGTTCCTATCGGAACGTCGCATATCGCCACGCACTGCCCCCCGCCCCTAAGGGGCGGGGGAGGAGGCCGGAGGCCGGGCGGGGTGGGGTCACAGGTAGAACCTTACGGGGTAGAGACAGGGGAGGGGGCCAGCCCCCTCCCCGTCAGCCCCTCCCCCAGACGCGATATCCACTGGAAAGCCGTGGCCGGGCATATGTGCTGGTGGAGTTCACGAATCCTCAGGTACAAGAAACAGAATGCGACCGTGCATCATCATCCCTTTCGGAGAGCCATAACTCCGAACCGTCCCGTGTATCGATCCTAAACTACTACCTACACCTCAGGCGCTCGAACGGCCACTGAGCGCGAACCAAAAAAGTTCTCAAAAAGGGGCTCCACCGGGGTGCCCCTGCACCCCGCCCCCTTCTCACGCGCTCTCGCCGACGCCTTCTTCCTTTGTGCTCTCTTCGGCCGGTTTCTTCGCGGGCCTCTCGGGTTTCACGTAGGTGATGGTGTAGCGCTCCACCACGTGCTCCGTCACCGGAGGGTGGTAACTCTGCTCCATCGTGAGGCTCCCGAACGGGCAGCCCTCGACGCAGTCGCCGCAGGCGATGCACCGCATGCGGTCGATCTCCCAGACCTTCGCCTCCTTGTCGAGACGGATCGCCTCGCACGGGCACCGTTTCACGCAGAGGCTGCAGGAGCGGCAGGTGGCCGGGTCGAAGACGATGTGTCCCCGGGTGAGGGAGCAGCTCCGTGCCGGCACCGCCGGGTACTGCCGGGTGGCCGGACCGCCTGCAAGGTTCCGGAGAACCGTCTTTGTCATCTGAAAAATTCCCATTCTCACTTCACCTCTCCATGCAGCCGATGCAGGGGTCGATCGAGAGGACGACGACCGGGACATCCGCGAGCTGGATGCCCGGGAGCATCTTCACGAGCGGCGGGATGTTCGCGAGCGTCGGCGTCCTGATACGGGCCCGGGCAAGGTGCTTGCTCCCGTCGCCCTTGAGGTAGTGGATGACCTCACCCCGGGGCTGCTCCGCGCGGGAGAAGTACTCGCCATCGGGCGTCCCCTTGACCTTCACGTCGATGGGTCCTTCGGGCATCTCCTCGATCGCCCGCCGGATCAGGTCGATGGACGCGTAAACCTCCTTGACCCGAACAGCGCACCGGGCGTAGCAGTCGCCGGTGGTCTCGACGACCGGCTTGAAGCCGAGATCCCCGTAGGCCGCATAGCCGGTCTCGCGGTGGTCCATCGCGACCCCGCTCCCTCTGGCGGTCGGCCCCGCCGCCCCGAGGTCGTAGGCCTCGTCCTTTGAGATGACCCCGAGTCCCTTGAGACGGTATTTCACCGTATCGTC comes from the Methanoculleus marisnigri JR1 genome and includes:
- a CDS encoding 4Fe-4S binding protein — encoded protein: MGIFQMTKTVLRNLAGGPATRQYPAVPARSCSLTRGHIVFDPATCRSCSLCVKRCPCEAIRLDKEAKVWEIDRMRCIACGDCVEGCPFGSLTMEQSYHPPVTEHVVERYTITYVKPERPAKKPAEESTKEEGVGESA